A stretch of DNA from Actinomycetes bacterium:
GTGGCGATGGTCGGCTTGGTGGCCGGCTCGTCGACGCCCCGTACGGTGCAGAAACACGGTCACAGTCGCTTGAGGAACCGCGTTCGTAGGTCGCCAGCCTAGCGGGTTACACTCCGGCAGCGAGGGCCACTGGGGTCTTCGACCGCCGTAGGCGGTCGGGTCGTTCGTGCACGAGGGGAGAGCATGAAACAAGCCGTCAGGGTGGGCGCGGCGCTCGTCGCCATGGTCCTAATCGCCGTCTTCCTCACCGGCACGGCCGGCGCCGGCCAGGGCAATGCTGCCAACGCGACAGGCACCGACAAGAGCGTCAGCGACGTCTATCTGGTCATGCTCCAGGAAGCACCGGTTGCCGCCTACGAGGGCGGCGTCGCCGGCTATCCGGCCACGAAGCCGGCGCCGGGCAAGAAGCTGGACAAGAAGGCTCCCAACGTCGAGAAGTACGCGGGGCATCTGCGCTCTCGCCACAACGCGCTCGCGAACGGCGTCGGGGCGGCGCGGATCTACGACTACGTGTACTCGCTCAACGGCTTCGCCGCCACGCTGAACAAGGGGCAGGTGGCCAAGCTGCAGGCCTCGCGGGGCGTCGTCTCGGTCAAGCGCGACTCCCTGTCCCAGCCGGCCACCGACAACACCCCGACGTTCCTTGGTCTCAACGCGGGCGGCGGCATCTGGAGCCAGCTCGGCGGCCAGTCCAAGGCCGGCGAGGACGTCGTCATCGGCGTTGTCGACACCGGCATCTGGCCCGAGCATCCGAGCTTCGCCGACACCGGCTACGGTCCCGCGCCCGCTGACTGGAATGGCGAGTGCCAGGCCGGCGAGCAGTGGACCAGGCGCAACTGCACCGACAAGCTGATCGGTGCCCGGTATTTCGAGAAGGGCTACGGCCACTTCGGCGGCGGACTCGCGGGCGACTACCAGTCGCCGCGCGATCACGACGGTCACGGCACCCACACGGCGTCGACCGCCGGCGGCAATGCCGGCGTCGCCGCGTCGATCTTCGGCAAGAGCTTCGGGACGATCAGCGGCATGGCGCCGCGCGCGCGGGTCGCCGCCTACAAGGCGTGCTGGCCCGAGGGCTGCGCCGTCAGTGACCTCGTCGCGGCGATCGACGCGGCCGTCGCGGACGGTGTCGACGTCATCAACTACTCGATCGGTGACGGGGATCCCGACTTCCTCGACGCCGACGACGTGGCGTTCCTGTTCGCGCGGCAGGCCGGCGTCTTCGTCGCCGCCTCGGCCGGCAACGCCGGCCCCGACGCCAGCACCGTCGACCATGGAGGCCCGTGGTTGACGACGGTGGGCGCGAGCACCCAAAACCGCTCCTTCACCGGCACGGTCAGGCTCGGCAACGGCCAGTCGTACAAGGGCGCGACGGTGACGCCCGGCCTGGCGTCGACGCCACTGGTGGACGGGGCCGCGGCCGGGAGCGAGGGCTGCCTCACCGGGCTAAACCCGTCGCTCGTAACAGGCAAGATCGTCGTCTGCCAGGGGAGCTTCCAGCGGGCGGCGAGGAGCCTGGCCGTCAAGCAGGCCGGCGGCGTCGGGATGGTCCTCTACACAGTCACCGACACCGACGCGCTGCTCAGCGACAACCACCACGTGCCGACGCTGCACGTGACGCACACGGACGGCTTGGCGATCAACGCCTACATCGCCGCGGCCGGCACCTCAGCCACCGCGTCGCTATCCGGCGGCGCCAAGGAGTTCGGCGGCGGCAACACGATGGCAGCCTTCTCGTCACGCGGGCCGCTCCTTCCGAGCGACCGGAGCACGGGCGATCTCCTGAAGCCGGACATCACGGCTCCGGGGGTGCAGATCCTGGCGGGCAACAGCCCGACCGCGTTCGTCGGCGCGCCCGGCCAGCTGTTCCAGGCGATCGCCGGGACGTCGATGTCGAGCCCGCACATCGCCGGGATCGGCGCGCTCCTGAAGGACCTCCATCCCGACTGGACGCCCGCCGAGCTACAGTCGGCGATCATGACGACCGCCCGCCAGAACGTCCGCAAGGAGGACGGTGTTACGCCCGCGGACCCGTTCGACTTCGGGGCCGGGCACGTCGTCCCGAATGGGGCGGCGGATCCGGGTCTCGTCTACCCGGCCGGCTTCGACGACTACCGTGCCTTCCTGCGAAGCCAGCGTCTCTGCACATTGTGCTTCGGCACGAGCCCGGCGCCGGTCGTCGCCGCAACCGACCTCAACGTCCCCTCGGTCACGATTCGCGCGCTCGCCGGTGTCCAGACGGTGACGCGGAAGGTCAAGAACGTCGGTCCCGCGGCGAGGTACCAGGTGAGCGTCGCGGCCCCGGCGGGAGTGGACGTCCAGGTCACGCCAAGCGAGCTGACGCTTGCGGCGGGCGCAACCGCCACGTATCAGGTGTCGTTCGCCGCGAACCGGGACGCGTCGTTCGACCGGTACGCGTTCGGCTCGTTGACCTGGAGTGACGGGAAGGGCAAGGGCGGCCACCAGGTGCACATCCCCCTCGTCGTCCGTCCAGTGAAGCTGGCCGCTCCCGCCTCGATCACCGGCACGGGACCGTCCGGGTCGGTAACCCAGACGGTCCAGCTCGGCTACCAGGGCACGTTCGCGGTCGCCGCGCAAGGACTGGTTGCCGCGACAACCGAAACGAGAACAGTCGCCGACGATCCGACGAACAACTTCGACACGGACGCGCCAGATTCCAACCAGGGCATCCAGGTGCACTCGTTCACGGTTCCGACCGGGACGACGCTCGCGCGCTTCCAGCTGTTCGATGAGTTCACCGACGGCAACGACGACATCGACCTCTACCTGTACCGCGTCGGCACGGGTGGCGCCCTCACGCTCGTCGGCTTCAGCGCCGGCGGCACGAGCGCCGAGCGGATCGACATCCGCGCTCCGGCCGCGGGAACGTACAAGTTGTACGCGCACGGCTGGCAGACGGACGGTACGAACGCGGTCTACACGCTCTTCAGCTGGCTCGTCCCGGACACGGCTGCGGGGAACATGACCGTGGCGTCGAGCACGTCGTCGGCGACGGTCG
This window harbors:
- a CDS encoding S8 family serine peptidase, translating into MGAALVAMVLIAVFLTGTAGAGQGNAANATGTDKSVSDVYLVMLQEAPVAAYEGGVAGYPATKPAPGKKLDKKAPNVEKYAGHLRSRHNALANGVGAARIYDYVYSLNGFAATLNKGQVAKLQASRGVVSVKRDSLSQPATDNTPTFLGLNAGGGIWSQLGGQSKAGEDVVIGVVDTGIWPEHPSFADTGYGPAPADWNGECQAGEQWTRRNCTDKLIGARYFEKGYGHFGGGLAGDYQSPRDHDGHGTHTASTAGGNAGVAASIFGKSFGTISGMAPRARVAAYKACWPEGCAVSDLVAAIDAAVADGVDVINYSIGDGDPDFLDADDVAFLFARQAGVFVAASAGNAGPDASTVDHGGPWLTTVGASTQNRSFTGTVRLGNGQSYKGATVTPGLASTPLVDGAAAGSEGCLTGLNPSLVTGKIVVCQGSFQRAARSLAVKQAGGVGMVLYTVTDTDALLSDNHHVPTLHVTHTDGLAINAYIAAAGTSATASLSGGAKEFGGGNTMAAFSSRGPLLPSDRSTGDLLKPDITAPGVQILAGNSPTAFVGAPGQLFQAIAGTSMSSPHIAGIGALLKDLHPDWTPAELQSAIMTTARQNVRKEDGVTPADPFDFGAGHVVPNGAADPGLVYPAGFDDYRAFLRSQRLCTLCFGTSPAPVVAATDLNVPSVTIRALAGVQTVTRKVKNVGPAARYQVSVAAPAGVDVQVTPSELTLAAGATATYQVSFAANRDASFDRYAFGSLTWSDGKGKGGHQVHIPLVVRPVKLAAPASITGTGPSGSVTQTVQLGYQGTFAVAAQGLVAATTETRTVADDPTNNFDTDAPDSNQGIQVHSFTVPTGTTLARFQLFDEFTDGNDDIDLYLYRVGTGGALTLVGFSAGGTSAERIDIRAPAAGTYKLYAHGWQTDGTNAVYTLFSWLVPDTAAGNMTVASSTSSATVGGTANVTVSWSGLTAGTKYLGRISYSDGSSEIGSTTVSVNP